In Erigeron canadensis isolate Cc75 chromosome 6, C_canadensis_v1, whole genome shotgun sequence, the following are encoded in one genomic region:
- the LOC122603759 gene encoding glucosidase 2 subunit beta-like — MKKNHTQSFLLLLTLILIRSAAAAAIFVHSQQHHHLLGVSPQDEEYYKKLSGGMIKCKDGSKSFKSTQLNDDFCDCPDGSDEPGTSACPSGKFYCRNAGHSPLSIFSSRVNDGICDCCDGSDEYDGTTKCKNTCWEAGKVARDRLRKKIATFQEGVTIRKHDVEQAKISAVKDEAELSRLKNEENILKGLVQQLKDRKEQIEKAEEKERAQKEKEEKQRKEAEEAKLKEQKGEEKVNAEQESVQKGEEKVNAEQESLHKGEEKLNAEQESVVSNFEEEAGVHEHSPSDQDLNKDPADFGVEVAHNDDQDDKDVYINHLNEENAEPSKDAQGDDPSHVLGAKKEDASEDTEPLSREELGRAIGSRWTGKKTEQQDEDSGSARDHDDEYDETSDDAHDEEYSGYDTEEDHPKYEDDDTEDHTHAVEDGADDDFGDTHKYQSDDEIDMSDMESTSSPSWLEKIQETVRKFLHAVNPFQTPVDTSESENVRKEYDDASAKLSKIQSRISSLTKKLAYDFGPEKEFYSLYGQCYEIKENKYVYKVCPFKEATQEEGHSTTRLGQWDKFDESYRIMLFTNGDKCWNGPNRSLTVRLRCGSKVEVADIDEPSRCEYSALLTTPALCQEGRLKELKDKLETANKDQPQGHDEL; from the exons ATGAAGAAAAATCACACACAATCTttcctattattattaacattaattCTCATCagatcagcagcagcagcagctatctttgttcattcacaacaacatcatcatcttctggGTGTCTCTCCACAAG aTGAAGAATACTATAAGAAGTTATCAGGAGGGATGATCAAATGTAAAGATGGatcaaaatcttttaaaagcaCTCAACTTAATGATGACTTTTGTGATTGCCCTGATGGCTCTGATGAAccag GAACATCGGCATGTCCTAGTGGGAAATTCTATTGCCGAAACGCAGGACATAGTCCACTATCTATATTTTCTTCTAGAGTTAATGATGGAATATGCG ATTGCTGTGATGGAAGTGATGAGTACGATGGTACAACCAAGTGCAAAAATACTTGCTGGGAAGCTGGAAAGGTAGCACGAGATAGATTAAGGAAAAAGATTGCAACTTTCCAGGAGGGGGTTACGATAAGAAAGCATGATGTTGAACAAGCGAAAATTTCAGCTGTGAAAGACGAGGCAGAGTTATCTAGGTTAAAGAATGAGGAAAACATTCTTAAGGGCCTTGTTCAACAGCTTAAGG ACCGTAAGGAACAAATAGAAAAGGCAGAGGAGAAAGAACGCGCTCAGAAAGAAAAAGAGGAGAAGCAGAGAAAGGAAGCCGAAGAAGCGAAGCTAAAAGAAcaaaaaggtgaagaaaaagtTAATGCTGAGCAAGAATCTGTAcaaaaaggtgaagaaaaagtTAATGCTGAGCAAGAATCTTTACATAAAGGTGAGGAAAAGTTGAATGCAGAACAAGAATCTGTAGTAAGTAATTTTGAAGAGGAAGCAGGAGTTCATGAGCACTCTCCTTCAGATCAG GATCTAAACAAAGACCCTGCTGACTTTGGGGTTGAAGTGGCACACAATGATGACCAAGATGATAAGGATGTATATATCAACCATCTAAACGAAGAG AACGCAGAACCGTCTAAAGATGCACAAGGAGATGATCCTTCACATGTTCTTGGAGCTAAG AAAGAAGATGCATCTGAAGATACCGAGCCATTATCAAGGGAAGAGTTAGGTCGTGCCATTGGTTCGCGTTGGACAGGAAAAAAGACTGAGCAGCAAGATGAAGACTCAGGTTCTGCTAGGGATCATGATGATGAGTATGATGAGACATCTGATGATGCACATGATGAGGAATACAGTGGTTATGATACCGAGGAAGACCATCCAAAGTATGAGGATGACGACACTGAGGACCACACACATGCTGTTGAAGATGGAGCTGATGATGATTTCGGGGATACACACAAATACCAGTCAGATGATGAAATTGACATGTCAG ACATGGAAAGCACAAGCAGTCCATCTTGGTTGGAGAAGATTCAAGAAACAGTGCGGAAATTTTTACATGCTGTTAACCCGTTTCAGACTCCTGTGGATACATCTG AGTCTGAAAATGTACGGAAGGAATATGATGATGCCAGCGccaaattatctaaaatacaaTCAAGGATATCGAGCTTAACAAAGAAACTAGCATATGACTTTG GACCAGAGAAGGAGTTCTATTCGTTATATGGTCAATGTTATGAGATAAAAGAGAACAA GTATGTTTACAAGGTCTGTCCTTTTAAAGAAGCCACCCAAGAGGAGGGACACAGCACAACTAGACTGGG GCAATGGGACAAATTTGATGAGTCATACAGAATCATGCTCTTTACAAACGGAGATAAATGCTGGAATGGGCCCAATCGAAGCTTAACG GTCAGATTAAGATGCGGATCAAAAGTTGAAGTTGCTGATATCGATGAACCAAGCCGTTGCGA ATACTCAGCATTGTTAACTACTCCGGCCCTTTGTCAAGAAGGACGACTAAAG GAACTAAAAGATAAATTAGAAACAGCAAACAAGGACCAACCTCAAGGTCATGATGAGCTTTGA
- the LOC122604418 gene encoding transcription antitermination protein NusB translates to MDTASFLIHTPLSSCSHTSPLKPKFFLNSSSSSNSSSSSFSKCLKWNFLQPTPTILFSLPQSSLFRTSALAVGEILEKSSLEDSVSKEPMPKIDKSGRFCSPRAARELALSIIYAACLEGSDPVRLFERRVNASREVGYEFDKGTLMEYNHMSFGGPPVKTNSNEEADELMRIDEKASEVEAEVLSAPPKLVYSKLILRFTRKLLVAVAEKWDSHVLVIDKVAPQNWKNEPAGRILELSILRLAMSEIDVLGTRHQIVINEAVDLAKRFCDGSAPRIVNGCLRTFIKEVKGNTVALKPDSETQKEIVSADT, encoded by the exons atggaCACAGCCTCATTTCTAATCCATACACCATTATCATCATGCTCACACACTTCCCCTTTAAAGCCTAaattctttctcaattcttcttcttcttcaaattcttcttcatcatcattttcaaaatGTCTCAAATGGAACTTCCTCCAACCAACACCCACAATTCTATTCTCATTACCTCAATCTTCCCTTTTCCGTACCTCGGCTCTCGCGGTCGGTGAGATACTAGAAAAGTCTAGTTTAGAGGACTCTGTTTCCAAAGAACCAATGCCGAAAATCGATAAAAGTGGCAGGTTTTGTAGTCCCAGAGCTGCTAGAGAGCTTGCACT GTCAATTATATATGCCGCTTGTTTAGAAGGGTCTGACCCGGTTCGGTTGTTTGAGAGGCGGGTCAATGCCAGCAGAG AAGTAGGGTATGAGTTTGATAAAGGGACATTGATGGAATACAATCACATGAGCTTTGGAGGACCTCCTGTCAAAACTAACTCAAACGAAGAAGCTGACGAGCTTATGCGAATAGATGAGAAGGCTTCAGAAGTTG AGGCAGAAGTTCTTTCAGCCCCTCCAAAGTTGGTTTATAGTAAATTAATCCTGCG GTTCACAAGAAAGTTATTGGTGGCTGTAGCAGAGAAGTGGGATAGTCATGTACTAGTCATTGACAAAGTTGCTCCACAAAATTGGAAG AACGAACCAGCGGGAAGAATCTTGGAGCTATCGATTCTTCGTTTGGCCATGTCTGAAATTGATGTGCTGGGAACGCGTCACCAAATTGTGATTAATGAG GCAGTAGATCTTGCAAAGCGATTTTGTGATGGATCAGCACCCCGAATAGTCAATGGCTGCCTCAGGACATTTATAAAGGAAGTTAAAGGAAATACTGTGGCCTTGAAACCAGATTCTGAAACCCAAAAAGAAATTGTCTCAGCTGACAcgtaa
- the LOC122604081 gene encoding phytosulfokine receptor 1-like, producing the protein MVVQLEIWLVLSVLVVSIHNQVLGISHNLTCNSNDLKGLQGITNGMESPIEGWFSSGNLSDCCKWAGVTCNTSSGRIVELQFSKKGLIGKLSDSFSFLDQLKSLNLSHNYLRGPLPFSIFHLGNLEVVDLSSNAFNGVLPVSINLLKLQVLNVSDNYLNGALPSGLCVNSTRIRILSFAVNYLNGTIPPEFGNCRFLEHLSLASNFHYGEIPGFLFGLPRLRELALQDNMLTSFPGISNSSSRLVRLDVSSNMISGKLPDFFGSFLNLNYFIAHSNNLSGRIPLSLSNSPTLSSVNLRNNSLDGSIDINCLAMVNLSSLDLGSNNFLGTIPANLASCRKLKTLNLARNKLRGQIPESFKNFQSLSYLSLSNCSFNNLSSSLEILQHCHNLTVLVLTMNFHNEQLPSDDDLQFKALKALIISNCKLTGSIPSWLNGLTQLQLLDLSWNLLTGLIPPYFGDFKNLFYLDLSNNSLSGEIPKNLTQLQSLISRDISLEEPSPDFTLFRRENNIRDRGSALQYNQIMHFLPSIDLSSNLFTGPIWPEFGNLNKLYVLDLKHNRLSGLIPSSLSGMRSIETLDLSYNSLTGKIPPSLVNLSFLSKFSVAYNNLTGIVPLGGQFATFLDSSFKGNPGLCVALAENCQKNQERWQPPASEDEEFPILHMLVITGFGSGFLATVISLLVVPRIARPL; encoded by the coding sequence ATGGTTGTTCAGTTGGAGATATGGCTAGTTTTGTCTGTTCTTGTGGTTTCTATACATAATCAGGTTCTTGGGATTTCACATAACCTGACATGCAATTCCAATGACTTGAAAGGATTACAAGGTATTACCAATGGAATGGAATCACCGATTGAAGGATGGTTTAGTTCTGGTAATTTATCTGATTGCTGCAAATGGGCTGGTGTAACATGTAATACATCTTCAGGCAGGATTGTGGAATTACAGTTTTCAAAGAAAGGATTAATTGGTAAATTATctgattctttttcttttttagatcAGTTAAAAAGCCTTAATCTTTCACATAATTATCTTAGAGGCCCTCttcctttttcaatttttcaccTTGGTAATTTGGAAGTGGTTGATTTGAGTAGTAATGCCTTTAATGGGGTTTTACCAGTTAGTATAAATCTGCTTAAGCTTCAAGTTTTGAATGTTTCTGATAATTACTTGAATGGTGCACTTCCGTCTGGTTTATGCGTTAACTCTACCCGAATTCGTATTCTTAGTTTTGCTGTTAATTACCTCAATGGGACTATTCCACCTGAATTCGGGAACTGTAGATTTCTTGAACACTTAAGTTTGGCATCTAATTTCCATTATGGAGAAATTCCGGGATTCTTGTTTGGATTACCAAGGTTGAGAGAATTGGCTCTCCAGGATAACATGTTGACTAGTTTTCCTGGAATTAGTAATTCCTCTAGTCGTTTGGTTCGTTTGGATGTTTCGTCCAATATGATTTCAGGAAAGTTACCTGATTTCTTTGGTAGCTTTCtgaatttaaattatttcataGCTCATTCAAATAATCTATCTGGCCGGATACCTCTATCGTTGTCAAATTCGCCAACCCTTTCTTCTGTTAATTTGAGAAATAACTCTTTAGATGGTTCGATAGATATTAACTGTTTGGCTATGGTTAATCTTAGCTCACTTGATCTGGGGAGTAATAACTTTTTGGGTACAATTCCTGCAAATCTTGCATCTTGTCGaaagttaaaaactttaaatcttGCAAGAAACAAACTCAGAGGCCAAATCCCGGAAAGTTTCAAAAACTTTCAGTCTCTTTCGTACCTTTCACTTTCCAACTGCAGCTTCAAtaacctctcatcctctctagAAATCCTCCAGCACTGCCATAATCTAACTGTTTTGGTTCTCACCATGAACTTTCATAAcgaacagctgccatctgatgATGATCTGCAGTTCAAAGCACTCAAAGCTCTCATAATTAGCAATTGCAAGCTCACAGGTAGCATTCCATCTTGGCTAAATGGTTTAACACAGTTGCAACTGTTGGATTTGTCATGGAACCTGTTGACTGGATTGATTCCACCCTATTTTGGTGATTTTAAGAATTTGTTTTACTTGGACTTGTCCAACAATTCATTGTCGGGAGAGATACCCAAGAATCTAACTCAGTTACAGAGTTTAATTTCAAGAGATATCTCATTAGAAGAACCTTCACCAGATTTCACATTATTTAGGAGGGAAAACAACATTAGAGACAGAGGGTCTGCGTTGCAATACAATCAGATCATGCACTTTCTGCCATCGATTGATCTCAGTAGCAACCTCTTTACTGGTCCAATCTGGCCAGAGTTTGGCAACCTGAATAAGTTGTATGTTTTGGATTTGAAACACAACAGATTATCGGGTCTGATTCCCAGCTCTTTATCGGGTATGAGAAGCATAGAGACTCTGGATTTGTCATATAATAGTTTAACAGGAAAAATTCCtccatctttggtgaatctaaGTTTTTTGTCGAAGTTTAGTGTAGCATACAATAATCTAACGGGGATTGTTCCTCTTGGAGGCCAATTTGCAACCTTTCTCGACTCTAGCTTTAAAGGAAACCCTGGATTATGTGTTGCTTTAGCTGAGAACTGTCAGAAAAATCAAGAACGTTGGCAACCTCCAGCATCTGAGGATGAAGAATTCCCGATACTCCATATGCTTGTAATCACTGGCTTTGGAAGTGGTTTTCTTGCCACTGTCATCTCATTACTAGTTGTTCCAAGAATTGCTAGACCTCTGTAA